The following coding sequences lie in one Apium graveolens cultivar Ventura chromosome 3, ASM990537v1, whole genome shotgun sequence genomic window:
- the LOC141712075 gene encoding DNA (cytosine-5)-methyltransferase DRM2-like yields the protein MDDNASNDESCNIDWDTDDEREIENLVPSSSSIFPVPNGDVNAGSGEGCSSAVSTKVRLIYDMKFPEDLVLKAIEQHGEEDPFESILNTVLSLQAIQSSPEQQQCGNSGRCSSGYDDDFLDDLSDSDSWCGSNMANTTCTSKVEDKRLLALMNMDFSVAEASIAIDRCGPEASIAELTDFITAAQMAKADEVFFKDPPDESKSKHSEKKRKLYELEMLKKRKNGAHLAEDKETIRFPKPMVGFGAPTEVGSLVLHRNLPEEATGPPYFYYENVALAPKGVWDTISSFLYDVQPEFVDSKFFSAAARKRGYVHNLPIDKRSPLLPLPPKTIHDALPMTRRWWPSWDTRTKLNCLQTCIASATLTNRIRKALEGYENDPPMNVQKFVIDECKKWNLVWVGRNKVAPLECDEVEMLLGFPKNHTRGGGISRTDRYKSLGNSFQVDTVAYHLSVLRDIFPGGINLLSLFSGIGGAEVALHRLGIRLKNVVSVEISEANQNVVRSWWEQTNQKGNLIHIADVQKLNGDKLEEFMASFGGFDLVVGGSPCNNLAGSNRHHRDGLEGEHSSLFYDYFRILDLVKGMMRGQQQSRV from the exons ATG GATGATAATGCTTCTAATGATGAAAGTTGCAACATTGACTGGGATACAGATGATGAAAGGGAAATTGAGAACTTGGTCCCATCTTCAAGTTCAATTTTTCCCGTCCCGAATGGAGATGTCAACGCTGGCAGCGGTGAG GGATGTTCTTCTGCAGTTTCCACAAAAGTCAGGCTGATTTATGACATGAAGTTTCCTGAAGATTTGGTCCTTAAAGCAATTGAGCAACATG GGGAAGAGGACCCTTTTGAATCCATACTAAATACTGTTCTTTCGTTACAA GCTATTCAAAGTTCTCCTGAGCAACAGCAATGTGGCAATTCTGGTCGGTGCTCTTCAGGATACGATGACGACTTTCTGGATGATCTTTCTGATTCAGATAGCTGGTGTGGAAGTAATATGGCT AACACTACATGTACTTCAAAGGTGGAAGACAAAAGATTATTGGCTTTGATGAATATGGATTTCTCAGTTGCAGAAGCTTCAATAGCTATTGATAGATGTG GTCCCGAAGCCTCAATTGCTGAGCTAACAGATTTTATAACTGCTGCTCAAATGGCAAAGGCAGATGAAGTCTTTTTTAAGGACCCGCCTGATGAAAGCAAG TCAAAGCATTCAGAGAAAAAGAGGAAGCTGTACGAGTTAGAAATGTTGAAGAAGAGAAAAAATGGGGCTCATCTTGCTGAAGACAAAGAGACAATCCGTTTTCCCAAGCCAATGGTAGGGTTTGGAGCCCCTACAGAAGTAGGGAGCTTAGTGCTTCATAGGAATCTTCCGGAAGAAGCAACTGGGCCTCCTTATTTCTACTATGAGAATGTGGCACTCGCACCGAAAGGAGTTTGGGACACCATTTCTAGTTTTTTGTATGATGTTCAACCAGAGTTTGTCGACTCGAAGTTTTTCAGTGCTGCAGCAAGGAAAAGAGGTTATGTCCACAACCTTCCAATTGACAAGAGAAGTCCGCTCCTACCACTTCCTCCAAAAACAATACATGACGCTTTGCCTATGACAAGGAGATGGTGGCCTTCATGGGATACCAGGACTAAATTAAACTGCTTGCAGACGTGCATTGCGAGTGCTACATTAACTAATAGAATTCGTAAAGCTCTCGAAGGTTATGAGAATGATCCACCTATGAATGTGCAGAAATTTGTTATTGATGAATGTAAAAAATGGAATTTAGTTTGGGTAGGGAGGAACAAGGTTGCGCCCTTAGAATGTGACGAGGTAGAAATGCTACTTGGCTTTCCTAAGAATCACACAAGAGGAGGCGGCATTAGTAGAACTGACAGATATAAATCTCTTGGTAACTCATTCCAG GTAGACACTGTTGCCTATCACTTGTCTGTCCTGAGGGATATATTTCCTGGTGGCATTAATCTGTTATCACTTTTTTCTGGCATCGGAGGTGCTGAAGTGGCCCTCCACCGCCTTGGAATCCGTTTAAAAAATGTTGTCTCCGTGGAGATCTCAGAAGCCAACCAAAATGTTGTTAGGAGTTGGTGGGAGCAAACTAACCAGAAAGGAAATTTAATTCACATTGCTGATGTCCAGAAACTGAATGGTGATAAGCTTGAAGAATTTATGGCTTCGTTTGGTGGCTTTGACTTGGTTGTAGGTGGGAGTCCATGCAACAACTTGGCTGGAAGCAACAGACATCACAGGGATGGACTTGAAGGAGAACACTCGTCACTGTTTTATGATTATTTTCGTATACTAGATTTAGTGAAAGGCATGATGAGGGGACAACAACAATCTCGTGTATAG